A single window of Eucalyptus grandis isolate ANBG69807.140 chromosome 1, ASM1654582v1, whole genome shotgun sequence DNA harbors:
- the LOC104416728 gene encoding polygalacturonase-like: protein MALTLSSHSTLGVASLLFISFHIAIISSQAAIAATADEYNVVSLGAKPDGVTDSTRAFVGAWLAACSSEKPATISVPPGRFLVGGATFSGPCKSNAIRWRIQGVITAPADYNVLGNVGTWLLFQHVDGMSISGGILDGRGAALWACKASGKNCPSGATTILFSNSRNIVVRKLTSLNSQLFHIVINGCQNVRLQGVKVFASGESPNTDGVHVQLSSGVAIMSSKIGTGDDCVSVGAGTTNLWIENVACGPGHGISIGSLGKDLEEAGVENVTVKNVVFGGTQNGLRIKSWGRPSTGFAKNILFQHAIMSNVKNPIVIDQNYCPNNINCPGQFSGVKISDVTYQDIHGTSATEVAVKFDCSPKNPCTGIRIEDVKITYRNDQQPAQASCVNAGGLAFGLVQPSSCL, encoded by the exons ATGGCATTAACGCTGAGTAGCCATAGCACTCTTGGTGTGGCCTCACTTCTCTTCATTTCGTTCCACATTGCCATCATCAGCTCACAAGCAGCAATTGCGGCAACCGCAGACGAGTACAATGTCGTCTCTCTCGGGGCGAAGCCTGATGGCGTCACTGACTCGACACGGGCCTTTGTAGGCGCGTGGCTTGCGGCTTGCAGCTCCGAGAAGCCAGCAACGATCAGCGTGCCGCCGGGACGGTTCCTGGTGGGAGGGGCCACCTTCAGCGGGCCGTGCAAGAGCAACGCCATCCGGTGGCGCATCCAAGGGGTGATCACGGCTCCTGCGGATTACAACGTGCTCGGGAACGTCGGGACGTGGCTCTTGTTCCAGCACGTGGATGGCATGTCCATCTCTGGCGGGATCCTCgacgggcgaggcgcggccttgTGGGCTTGCAAAGCCTCCGGCAAGAATTGCCCCAGTGGAGCCACG ACAATACTCTTCAGCAACTCAAGGAACATTGTGGTGAGAAAACTGACGTCGCTCAATAGTCAGCTGTTTCACATTGTCATCAACGGATGCCAGAACGTGAGGCTGCAAGGAGTGAAGGTTTTCGCCTCCGGCGAGAGCCCTAACACGGATGGCGTTCATGTTCAGTTGTCCTCCGGTGTCGCGATCATGAGCTCAAAAATCGGAACAGGCGATGATTGCGTCTCGGTCGGTGCCGGCACTACAAATCTCTGGATTGAAAACGTGGCATGCGGCCCAGGCCACGGAATCAG CATTGGGAGCCTAGGGAAGGACCTCGAGGAGGCAGGGGTAGAGAACGTGACGGTTAAGAACGTCGTCTTTGGAGGGACACAAAACGGGTTGAGAATCAAATCTTGGGGCAGACCCAGCACCGGATTTGCCAAGAACATCCTCTTCCAACATGCCATCATGTCCAACGTTAAAAACCCAATCGTCATCGACCAAAATTACTGCCCCAACAACATAAATTGTCCTGGTCAG TTTTCAGGGGTGAAAATTAGCGACGTTACGTACCAAGACATTCATGGGACATCGGCAACGGAAGTGGCCGTCAAATTCGATTGCAGTCCGAAGAACCCATGCACAGGAATAAGAATAGAAGACGTGAAGATCACCTACAGGAACGATCAACAACCGGCTCAAGCTTCTTGTGTTAATGCTGGTGGATTGGCCTTTGGCCTGGTCCAACCCTCCAGTTGCTTATAG
- the LOC104430143 gene encoding polygalacturonase, whose translation MSSHSTLGVASLLFTVLYIAMISSQAAIAVSAAKYNVVSLGAKPDGVTDSTKAFVGTWLAACGSEMPATISVPPGRFLVGGATFNGPCKNNAIRWQIEGVIKAPADYNVLGNVGTWLLFQHVDGMSISGGVLDGQGAALWACKASGKSCPGGATTIVFSDSRNIAVSKLTSLNSQLFHIVINGCQNVRLQGMKVFASGDSPNTDGIHVQLSSGVTIMNSKIGTGDDCVSVGAGTTNLWIENVACGPGHGISIGSLGKELEEAGVENVTVKNVVFRGTQNGLRIKSWGRPSTGFAKNILFQHAVMSNVNNPIVIDQNYCPNNINCPGQFSGVKISDVTYQDIHGTSATEVAVKFDCSLKNPCAGIRLEDVKLTYKSNQQPAQASCVNAGGLAFGLVQPSSCL comes from the exons ATGAGTAGCCATAGCACTCTTGGTGTGGCCTCACTTCTCTTCACGGTGCTCTACATTGCCATGATCAGCTCACAAGCAGCAATTGCCGTGAGCGCAGCCAAGTACAACGTCGTCTCTCTCGGGGCCAAGCCTGATGGGGTCACGGACTCGACAAAGGCCTTCGTGGGCACATGGCTCGCAGCTTGTGGCTCCGAGATGCCGGCCACCATCAGCGTGCCACCCGGGCGGTTCCTGGTGGGAGGGGCCACCTTCAACGGGCCGTGCAAGAACAACGCCATCCGGTGGCAGATCGAAGGGGTGATCAAGGCTCCCGCGGATTATAATGTTCTTGGGAATGTTGGGACGTGGCTCTTGTTCCAGCACGTGGACGGCATGTCAATCTCCGGCGGGGTCCTCGATGGGCAAGGCGCCGCTTTGTGGGCTTGCAAAGCGTCCGGCAAGAGTTGCCCCGGTGGAGCCACG ACAATTGTCTTCAGCGACTCAAGGAATATTGCGGTAAGCAAACTGACGTCGCTCAATAGTCAGTTGTTTCACATTGTCATCAACGGATGCCAAAACGTGAGGTTACAAGGAATGAAGGTTTTTGCGTCCGGTGACAGCCCGAACACGGATGGTATTCATGTCCAATTATCTTCCGGTGTCACGATCATGAACTCAAAAATCGGAACTGGTGATGACTGCGTCTCAGTCGGTGCCGGCACTACAAACCTCTGGATCGAAAACGTTGCTTGTGGCCCGGGCCACGGAATCAG CATTGGGAGCCTAGGGAAGGAACTTGAAGAGGCAGGAGTTGAGAACGTGACGGTCAAGAACGTTGTGTTCCGAGGGACACAAAACGGGTTGAGGATCAAATCTTGGGGCAGACCCAGCACCGGATTTGCCAAGAACATCCTCTTCCAACATGCCGTCATGTCCAACGTTAATAACccaattgtcatcgaccaaaATTACTGTCCCAACAACATCAATTGTCCTGGTCAG TTTTCAGGAGTAAAAATTAGCGACGTGACATACCAAGACATTCACGGGACATCAGCGACCGAAGTGGCTGTCAAATTTGACTGCAGTCTGAAGAACCCATGCGCAGGAATAAGATTAGAAGATGTGAAGCTCACCTACAAGAGCAATCAACAACCGGCTCAAGCTTCCTGCGTCAATGCTGGTGGATTGGCCTTTGGCCTGGTCCAACCCTCCAGTTGCTTATAG
- the LOC104430243 gene encoding polygalacturonase-like → MSSHSTLGVSSLLFTVFHIAMISSQAAIAVSAAKYNVVSLGAKPDGVTDSTQAFVGTWLAACGSEMPATISVPPGRFLVGGATFNGPCKNNAIRWQIEGVITAPADYNVLGNVGTWLLFQHVDGISISGGVLDGQGAALWACKASGKSCPGGATTIVFSDSRNIAISKLTSLNSQLFHIVINGCQNVRLQGMKVFASGDSPNTDGVHVQLSSGVTIMNSKIGTGDDCVSVGAGTTNLWIENVACGPGHGISIGSLGKDLEEAGVENVTVKNAVFRGTQNGLRIKSWGRLSTGFAKNILFQHAVMSNVNNPIVIDQNYCPNNINCPGQFSGVKISDVTYQDIHGTSATEVAVKFDCSLKNPCAGIRLEDVKLTYKNNQQPAQASCVNAGGLAFGLVQPSSCL, encoded by the exons ATGAGTAGCCATAGCACTCTTGGTGTGTCCTCACTTCTCTTCACGGTGTTCCACATTGCCATGATCAGCTCACAAGCAGCAATTGCCGTGAGCGCAGCCAAGTACAACGTCGTCTCTCTCGGGGCCAAGCCTGATGGGGTCACGGACTCGACACAGGCCTTCGTGGGCACATGGCTCGCGGCTTGTGGCTCCGAGATGCCGGCCACCATCAGCGTGCCACCCGGGCGGTTCCTGGTGGGAGGGGCCACCTTCAACGGGCCGTGCAAGAACAACGCCATCCGGTGGCAGATCGAAGGGGTGATCACGGCTCCCGCGGATTATAACGTGCTTGGGAATGTTGGGACGTGGCTCTTGTTCCAGCACGTGGACGGCATATCAATCTCCGGCGGGGTCCTCGATGGGCAAGGCGCCGCTTTGTGGGCTTGCAAAGCGTCCGGCAAGAGTTGCCCCGGTGGAGCCACG ACAATTGTCTTCAGCGACTCAAGGAATATTGCGATAAGCAAACTGACGTCGCTCAATAGTCAGTTGTTTCACATTGTCATCAACGGATGCCAAAACGTGAGGTTACAAGGAATGAAGGTTTTTGCGTCCGGTGACAGCCCGAACACGGATGGTGTCCATGTCCAATTGTCTTCCGGTGTCACGATCATGAACTCAAAAATCGGAACTGGTGATGACTGCGTCTCAGTCGGTGCCGGAACTACAAACCTCTGGATCGAAAACGTTGCTTGTGGCCCGGGCCACGGAATCAG CATTGGGAGCCTAGGGAAGGACCTTGAAGAGGCAGGGGTTGAGAACGTGACGGTCAAGAACGCTGTGTTCCGAGGGACACAAAACGGGTTGAGGATCAAATCTTGGGGCAGACTCAGCACCGGATTTGCCAAGAACATCCTCTTCCAACATGCCGTCATGTCCAACGTTAATAACccaattgtcatcgaccaaaATTACTGCCCCAACAACATCAATTGTCCTGGTCAG TTTTCAGGCGTAAAAATTAGCGACGTGACGTACCAAGACATTCATGGGACATCAGCGACCGAAGTGGCTGTCAAATTTGACTGCAGTCTGAAGAACCCATGCGCAGGAATAAGATTAGAAGATGTGAAGCTCACCTACAAGAACAATCAACAACCGGCTCAAGCTTCCTGCGTCAATGCTGGTGGATTGGCCTTTGGCCTGGTCCAACCCTCCAGTTGCTTATAG